Within Amycolatopsis sp. cg5, the genomic segment CATCCCCGATGCTCGGCACGCCGATCGGAGGATGTGCGGGGGCGCTAGGCTCTGGCCATGGAGTTCCGGGTTCTCGATGGCGTGAAGGTTCAGCGGCCGTCGTTCGACGTCGAAGATCTCGCGGCGGAATCCGGTCCGCTCAAGGGTGATTTCGACCTGGATCTCGTACACCTCAGCGGCGTGGATCAAGCCGCGGTCAGCGGCGAGGGAACCCTTTCGCACTCTTTGGTCGAGTCGGTGAAACTGGCCGGGGCACGGCTCGCCCCGCTCACGTTGTCCGACGTGACGGTCCGGAACGTGGACCTTTCGAACGCGGTGCTCAGCGACACCACCGCCAGGCGCGCAGAGTTCACGAAGTGCCGGGCGATCGGGCTCAACCTGGGGCTCGTGCACGCTGCGGACCTTTACGTCGAAGCGACCCAGTTCGACTACGCCTCCGTTCGCTTCGGCAAGGTCAAGAACTCGGCGGTGTTCGTCGGCTGCACCTTCCGTGAAGCCGTGTTGTCCGGTGATCTCTCGAACGTCGTCTTCGCGGATTGCGACTTCGCGGGTGCCGAGTTCGAGGCGATTCGGGCTGGTGCTTGTGATTTGCGCGGATCCCGTTTGGCGGGTGCGCGAGGCTTGCTGACCTTGCGGGGTGCCCTGATCACCACCGAGCAGGCGCTCTCGGTCGCGACGACTCTCGCAGTCGAGAGCGGACTTTCCATCGTCGACTAGCCGTTACCGCTTGTTCCAGTTGTCCCAGCTTGGTCGATTGTCGAACTTGGGCTTGTTGTCCCAGGACTCGCGATTGTCGAACTTCGAGATGAGAGCAGGTGACCAGCGGGCGATCAGGACACCGAGGCCTTGTGCTTGTAAGCGGATGCGGTTTTCAAGCAATGCGGTCTCGTCCACTCCGGATCACTCCTTCCAAAAGCGCGATCTTGCTGTTACGACAGTAGTTCGTCAGGGTGTTGTCGAATCGTCCGTGCTCAAAGTGCCGGTTGGCGGGTTGCCCTCCTCCGCAGAAGCCGAAGTAAGCGCAGGATGCTTGGCAAGCGGAAACGCCGTCTCGAAACTCGTTGACCCAGCGCGATCTCAAGCCATGTTCGAGGAGTTCGTCAAGTGGTGAGTCGAGTACGTTACCGCAGCTGAACGGTCCGAGCCTGGCCGAGGAGAATCCGGCAAGCTCGGGCGATATCAAGGTGACTGCGCCGTCGTGGGCGATGGTCGGCAGCGGGTCGATGAAACCGGGCATGCGCGTGAGATCGTGTTGGTCCAGTACGTGACCGAGATAGGTGAGCGCGCGATTTATTTCGCGCACCCGTAGCGAAGGGTTCGCCGCCCAGGCGTTCGTCAGGGCGGTCCAGAATTCAATGACCATCTCAAGGTCGCGTGCGTTGCTGACTTCGTTGACGCCTTCTTGTTCCTCCAGATTGATGCCCAGCTGCGATATTCCGAGTGTGGCG encodes:
- a CDS encoding pentapeptide repeat-containing protein, producing the protein MEFRVLDGVKVQRPSFDVEDLAAESGPLKGDFDLDLVHLSGVDQAAVSGEGTLSHSLVESVKLAGARLAPLTLSDVTVRNVDLSNAVLSDTTARRAEFTKCRAIGLNLGLVHAADLYVEATQFDYASVRFGKVKNSAVFVGCTFREAVLSGDLSNVVFADCDFAGAEFEAIRAGACDLRGSRLAGARGLLTLRGALITTEQALSVATTLAVESGLSIVD
- the amcA gene encoding multiple cyclophane-containing RiPP AmcA gives rise to the protein MDETALLENRIRLQAQGLGVLIARWSPALISKFDNRESWDNKPKFDNRPSWDNWNKR
- the amcB gene encoding cyclophane-forming radical SAM peptide maturase AmcB; the protein is MSVHKRELPFCRPESVIMQPTTLCNLDCRYCYLPFRRRRLEMPLSVARAVATSVEAWTHTQTIEICWHGGEPLAIGMERLGRLMDCFAGLDVAHGIQTNGTLIDDGWCEFFTERQVHVGVSVDGPAADNEQRVTLAGNATFERTLRGIAKLIEHHHEVSIIAVVSDPTPARAHRLLEFAATLGISQLGINLEEQEGVNEVSNARDLEMVIEFWTALTNAWAANPSLRVREINRALTYLGHVLDQHDLTRMPGFIDPLPTIAHDGAVTLISPELAGFSSARLGPFSCGNVLDSPLDELLEHGLRSRWVNEFRDGVSACQASCAYFGFCGGGQPANRHFEHGRFDNTLTNYCRNSKIALLEGVIRSGRDRIA